Sequence from the Fodinibius salicampi genome:
AGGAATAAACTCCTGTCCAATAAATCCGGTATAGCCGGTATCCACGATGGCTTTTATGATAGCCGGATAATATAATTCCTGGGTCTCGTCGATTTCATTTCGGCCGGGGACCCCTCCAGTATGATAATGCGCTATATATTGATGATTATCCCGGATGGTACGGATCACATCCCCGTCCATAATCTGCATATGATAAATATCGTAGAGTAGCTTGAACCGGTCCGACCCCACCTGCTTGCAAAGCTCGACTCCCCATTCGGTATGGTCACACATGTAATCAGGATGATTTACTTTGCTGTTCAGCAGCTCCATGCATACGGTTACATCATATTCTTCAGCCGTACTCATGAGCCGTTTCAGACCTTTAGCACAATTTTCCAGACCGACTTCGTCATCCATGCCGTTCCGATTACCGGAAAAACAGATAATTTTATCGAACCCCGCATCGGCAACCATGGGAATAACACGTTCGTAATCCGCTATCAATTCGTCGTGCAGCTGCAAGTTATTAAATCCCTCTTCAATTCCTTTTCCAGCACCCCAGGGCATCGCACACGTCAGCCCATGCTTTTTAAGGGTAGGCCATTCGTCGGGGCCGAGCAGCTCTACCGATTGAAGTCCTATTTCTTTAGCCGCCTGACAAAATTCATCCAAGGGTATGTCACCGAAGGTCCATTTGCACACCGAATGATTGACGTTCCCGTTGAGTTCGCTTCCGAGAAGTGCCTCTAGGTTCTCCATGCTGCCCAACCATCCGGCCATTGTCCCCGATCCAACAATAGCTCCTATTTTCTTTAACGCGTTACGTCTGGATACACTCATAATATTTGTTTATATGTGAATGATAAATATGATCGTTATTTCAGTGACGACAAATACTCCACCAGGTCCACCAATTCCTGCTGACTCATTCCACTCTCGAGTCCGGCGGGCATAAGTGAACGGTCCATCTGTTCCCTTGATGCGATTTCAGAAACCTGGTATGTGGTTGCAAATCCTCCTGCTGAAAGGAGTTCAACTTCCGATTCTGTTTCACTTTGAATGATACCTGCTGCTTTCGAACCGTCATTCATAGTAAGAATGTATCCTTCATAGCCAAAACTTATGCCGGCATTGGGTTCAATTATAGCTTCATAAAGACCCTCCTTGGGCAACTTATCGCCAATTTCGGATAATCCGGGACCAAACTCCGTACCTTGCCCGTTCACCACATGACATATCTGGCATGACCGTTCAAACACCTGTTTCCCGTTATCTATATCACCGGTCATTGTTACCAGTTCAGATACCGATTGCATATTACCTTGATCATTGTCACTACCTGCAAGGTAATCTTTTGCTACCTGCCTGATTTCATCCCGCCAGGCGTTGCTCAGAACCTGGTTTGCTGGCTGATCCAATGATGGCGGAAGGATGCCATTCCTAACCATATCCGCAATTTTTTCTTCTCCTGGCCAACTTGAACCCATTGCTGTTACGGCCAGACTGCGCATTTCTATATCCCGGTCTTCATCCAACATTACCTGCTGCAGAAGATCCAGGGCTTCTTCTCTTCCGGTATGTCCCAATACCTGTATAGCACTTTCCTTCTCACTACGGCTTCCATCATTAATAACGTTCCCCACCTTTTCTTTACCGCCATATTGCACGGCAAGCTGTGCTGCACTTACTCCCAAACTGCTGTCGGGATAAGCAAGCATTAACGTAACCAATTCATCATTTTCAGTGGAAAGTTCGAACTTTTCTACCAAGTCAATAAATTCATAGGTGCCGCGGGTCGCTTCAAGGGCACCATCAAGTGCCGCCTGAACTTCGGAGGAAGATTCAAAAGATGATTTTTTCAAGTGTTTTAGGGTTAGAATATCCAATCGCTGCTGGTCTGGCAGATCGGTTCCCAAGATGCTGACTAATTCCTGTTCGATCTGAGGACTTGTATGGAAATCAAAAGCCCGGAAATATCTCAATTTTTGATCGGTATCAACCGAAGATTCTTTAATCAATTCGGCTAACATCGGCACGGCCGCATCGGCCCGAGACCGCCAAACGATATCCCGACCGGCCGGGGTGTTCCATTCCGAACCGACCTCCTCCAGCCACGCCTCAAAAAAACGATCCCACTGTCCATAAGCCCCGATACCGAGAGCCTCCAGGTACCAACGGTCATTGCCATTATGTTGCAATGCCAACTGAGCCCACAGCTCTGCTGCCTTGGGATCATCATTTCGATGCAAGGCGATCGCAACTTCCCGCCGGACTTCCGGTGCGGAGTCATCAACCAGTTTCTCGATATAAGGAATAATATTGACATCCAGCTGACGGGCCGCC
This genomic interval carries:
- a CDS encoding hydroxypyruvate isomerase family protein, coding for MAGWLGSMENLEALLGSELNGNVNHSVCKWTFGDIPLDEFCQAAKEIGLQSVELLGPDEWPTLKKHGLTCAMPWGAGKGIEEGFNNLQLHDELIADYERVIPMVADAGFDKIICFSGNRNGMDDEVGLENCAKGLKRLMSTAEEYDVTVCMELLNSKVNHPDYMCDHTEWGVELCKQVGSDRFKLLYDIYHMQIMDGDVIRTIRDNHQYIAHYHTGGVPGRNEIDETQELYYPAIIKAIVDTGYTGFIGQEFIPTWDNELDALREAVEICDV